The following coding sequences are from one Streptomyces sp. NBC_01485 window:
- a CDS encoding ABC transporter permease: MVLATGKDATGALNALLTGPLERTPRIGRWFADATTLALLGLSVAIPFRARQISLGAEGQVYAGALASALVAINFHLPPVAAVLVPLGVAALAGGALGAVPGVMKARLGANEIVATLMLNAVVVRVFDYLLTDHLKASGSSAAQSAPVRPGSALPLLSDFFGVPLDQANIGLFGMLAVAAAVWFLLARTPLGYRIRVTGSNPDFARYGGLDVPRTIEWSFVIGGALAGLAGAHLALGIYGGLQPDMAGGLAFEGIVVALLSRGNPVGVVAAALLYSYLRVGGDVMEQQTDVGSEAVTIIQAVIVLLVTARALPELVKRYLARREAR; this comes from the coding sequence GTGGTCCTGGCCACCGGCAAGGACGCCACCGGCGCGCTGAACGCCCTGCTCACCGGCCCGCTGGAGCGCACGCCCCGGATCGGCCGCTGGTTCGCCGACGCCACCACCCTGGCACTGCTCGGCCTGTCCGTCGCGATCCCGTTCCGGGCCCGGCAGATCAGCCTGGGCGCGGAGGGACAGGTGTACGCCGGCGCCCTGGCGAGCGCGCTCGTGGCGATCAACTTCCATCTGCCGCCGGTCGCCGCCGTCCTGGTGCCGCTCGGCGTCGCCGCCCTCGCCGGGGGCGCGCTGGGCGCGGTGCCGGGGGTGATGAAGGCCCGGCTCGGCGCCAACGAGATCGTCGCCACGCTGATGCTGAACGCCGTGGTCGTGCGGGTCTTCGACTATCTCCTCACCGACCATCTCAAGGCGTCCGGCAGCAGCGCCGCACAGTCCGCCCCGGTGCGCCCCGGCTCGGCGCTGCCCCTCCTGTCCGACTTCTTCGGCGTGCCCCTGGACCAGGCGAACATCGGCCTCTTCGGCATGCTCGCGGTCGCCGCCGCCGTCTGGTTCCTGCTCGCCAGGACCCCGCTCGGCTACCGCATCCGCGTCACCGGCTCCAACCCGGACTTCGCCCGGTACGGCGGCCTCGACGTGCCGCGCACCATCGAGTGGAGCTTCGTCATCGGCGGCGCGCTGGCCGGCCTGGCCGGGGCCCACCTCGCGCTGGGGATCTACGGCGGGCTCCAGCCCGACATGGCCGGCGGCCTGGCCTTCGAGGGCATCGTCGTCGCCCTGCTGAGCCGGGGCAACCCGGTCGGCGTGGTCGCCGCCGCGCTCCTCTACTCGTATCTGCGGGTCGGCGGCGACGTGATGGAGCAGCAGACCGACGTCGGCTCCGAGGCCGTGACCATCATCCAGGCCGTCATCGTGCTGCTCGTGACCGCGCGGGCGCTGCCCGAACTCGTCAAGCGGTACCTCGCCCGAAGGGAGGCACGCTGA